A single Opitutaceae bacterium DNA region contains:
- a CDS encoding methyl-accepting chemotaxis protein — protein MAGLAYLCLDQAAKLSAKANELAHVEQAVNVAVLVGQLKSSLTAEYQSTWNSYERADNEPIYRAQIARSEELAKQIKDRVDKMDLGSYHGDFGKGLNEVFGHYAKLGPIREYYLARKPGDNKQVREVGNDLYTWIAPPLQGINRSLAHETAELSIVQRLQTIGHASEVVDFTVWETGMYMWGHEITRYPMVRAYMDAEVSTGFRRVSERFLRTHCVDEVRPFIESIFADPAYLQAEALLAERVQPKEGEPRTWDPAKRAQWREGAQEKRQALFSSMEPYLLDELQAHASAFLTKVRNQRLVLLSLTGVLCALSIGGIVWIARDIIRKLESSIKAVTGSTEEIYGAITATKEAGAKLSEAASRHANDLGEALNALETLTAANLRSAENARHGVDRMTLTSKRVNESIGRMKELVTLMGAISATSEQTQVIITKIDEIAFQTNLLALNASIEAARAGQAGAGFAVVAEEVRNLAQRASEASSHTNQLITDAGETIRQASSLSSDVDRAFATIDEQSRTSCGLIKDIHAATEEVVSGIQQINTAAHQLDEVTKSNAQVAEENASTCGLIDSQLTSLRDSLRDMEGLLTSSPRSTHEA, from the coding sequence ATGGCCGGCTTGGCATACCTGTGCCTGGACCAAGCTGCAAAACTGTCTGCCAAGGCCAATGAATTGGCCCACGTGGAGCAGGCGGTAAACGTCGCTGTACTTGTAGGACAGCTAAAGTCGTCGCTTACCGCAGAGTACCAGAGTACGTGGAACAGCTACGAGCGCGCAGACAACGAGCCGATCTACCGCGCTCAGATCGCACGGAGCGAAGAACTCGCGAAGCAGATCAAGGATCGCGTCGATAAGATGGACCTTGGCAGCTATCATGGGGACTTCGGGAAAGGCCTCAACGAAGTGTTTGGCCACTACGCGAAACTCGGACCGATCCGCGAGTATTACCTCGCTCGCAAACCGGGCGACAACAAGCAGGTCCGGGAGGTGGGGAACGACCTGTACACGTGGATCGCTCCCCCGCTGCAAGGCATCAACCGCTCGCTTGCCCACGAAACAGCTGAACTTTCGATCGTGCAGCGTCTTCAGACGATTGGCCACGCGTCGGAAGTTGTCGATTTTACTGTCTGGGAAACAGGGATGTACATGTGGGGACACGAAATCACCCGCTACCCCATGGTCCGCGCCTACATGGATGCGGAGGTCAGCACCGGATTCAGGAGGGTGTCCGAACGGTTCCTTCGTACCCATTGCGTCGATGAGGTGAGGCCATTTATTGAATCCATCTTTGCAGATCCAGCCTACCTCCAAGCTGAAGCCTTGCTGGCCGAGCGTGTGCAACCGAAGGAGGGCGAGCCGCGCACCTGGGATCCGGCGAAACGCGCCCAATGGCGCGAGGGCGCCCAGGAAAAACGACAAGCACTCTTCAGCTCAATGGAGCCTTACCTGCTCGATGAGCTGCAAGCGCATGCCAGCGCCTTCCTGACAAAGGTGCGAAACCAAAGGCTGGTCCTTCTCTCGCTTACGGGAGTCCTGTGCGCCCTGTCGATCGGAGGCATCGTATGGATCGCGCGCGACATCATTCGGAAGCTGGAGTCCTCAATCAAGGCGGTGACGGGAAGCACCGAGGAGATATACGGGGCGATCACAGCCACTAAAGAGGCAGGGGCGAAACTGTCTGAAGCGGCGAGCAGGCATGCGAATGATCTGGGAGAAGCGCTGAACGCGCTTGAAACATTGACCGCGGCGAACCTTCGCAGCGCGGAGAACGCGCGTCACGGCGTGGATCGAATGACCCTCACTTCGAAGCGAGTGAATGAATCCATCGGTCGCATGAAGGAATTGGTGACACTCATGGGCGCCATTTCAGCCACGAGTGAACAAACCCAGGTCATCATCACAAAGATAGATGAGATTGCCTTCCAGACCAACCTCCTTGCCTTGAATGCCTCCATCGAGGCGGCGCGAGCTGGCCAGGCTGGTGCCGGTTTCGCCGTCGTGGCTGAGGAGGTTCGAAACCTGGCGCAGCGCGCCTCCGAAGCGTCGTCCCACACCAACCAGTTGATTACGGATGCGGGTGAAACAATTCGCCAAGCGTCGTCACTGAGCAGCGATGTGGACCGGGCGTTCGCCACCATTGACGAGCAGTCACGCACCTCGTGCGGACTCATCAAGGACATTCACGCTGCCACCGAGGAGGTTGTGTCGGGAATCCAGCAAATCAACACCGCCGCCCATCAACTCGATGAAGTCACGAAGAGCAACGCACAGGTCGCGGAGGAGAATGCCTCCACGTGCGGACTGATTGATAGTCAGCTAACCTCCCTGCGAGACAGTCTCCGTGATATGGAAGGCCTGCTCACCTCCAGCCCTCGTTCGACCCATGAAGCTTAA
- a CDS encoding flavoprotein produces MSSLAGKNIILGITGSIAAYKAAELASQLRKKGAEVYPVMTAAATRFITPLSLQAVSRHPVATDLWSEGNGWQAGHVELADKAHLLLVAPATANVIAEFAGGLAPDYLTSLYLVCRAPVLLAPAMNGKMWSHVATQENVAKLKARGHQFIGPDEGMLACGYEGVGRLWPVEGIVNDAERLLSS; encoded by the coding sequence ATGTCCTCGCTTGCCGGCAAAAACATTATTCTCGGAATCACGGGCTCAATCGCTGCCTACAAGGCGGCGGAACTCGCCAGCCAGCTCCGAAAAAAGGGCGCTGAGGTCTATCCGGTGATGACGGCCGCTGCGACACGTTTCATCACGCCGCTCAGCCTGCAGGCGGTGTCGCGCCACCCTGTCGCCACCGATCTTTGGTCCGAAGGAAACGGCTGGCAGGCGGGGCATGTGGAGCTCGCCGACAAGGCGCATCTGCTCCTGGTAGCTCCCGCAACGGCAAATGTGATTGCCGAGTTCGCCGGGGGGCTGGCGCCCGATTACCTCACGTCGCTTTACCTGGTTTGCAGGGCACCAGTCCTCCTCGCGCCCGCAATGAATGGCAAGATGTGGAGCCATGTCGCGACCCAGGAAAACGTCGCAAAGCTAAAGGCGCGCGGACACCAATTCATCGGGCCGGACGAAGGGATGCTTGCCTGCGGGTATGAAGGAGTCGGTCGCCTCTGGCCAGTCGAAGGGATCGTGAACGACGCCGAGCGGCTCCTATCCTCCTAA
- a CDS encoding acetyl-CoA carboxylase carboxyltransferase subunit alpha, producing the protein MEKPSYTLEFEKPLRDLGAQLDQLRQQSLENNVDLAKEIAAIETKIETTRREIYSNLTPWQKVQVARHPKRPYALDYVGVLCEGFQELHGDRQFRDDRALVGGTAFFNGQSVMIIAQQKGRDTKENITRNFGMPQPEGYRKALRLMKLAEKFGIPVITFIDTPGAYPGIESEQRHVSEAIAVNLREMAMLRVPSIAVVVGEGGSGGALGIGVTDRVLIFENSYYSVISPEGCAAILWKDRAAAARAADALKLNAENLAELGIVDEVIPEPLGGAHVDLAAAAASLRAALTKHMKDISGLSANALLDKRYERYRHLGQYLEDGVVKN; encoded by the coding sequence ATGGAAAAACCCTCCTACACGTTGGAATTCGAGAAGCCGTTGCGCGACTTGGGCGCCCAGCTCGACCAACTGCGTCAGCAAAGCCTTGAGAACAACGTCGATCTGGCGAAGGAGATCGCTGCCATCGAAACCAAGATCGAGACGACGCGCCGAGAGATCTATTCCAATCTCACACCCTGGCAGAAGGTACAGGTGGCGCGCCACCCCAAGAGACCCTATGCACTCGATTACGTGGGGGTCCTTTGCGAGGGCTTTCAGGAGTTACATGGTGATCGCCAGTTTCGCGATGATCGCGCATTGGTCGGGGGCACGGCGTTCTTCAACGGTCAGTCCGTGATGATCATTGCCCAGCAAAAGGGCCGCGACACGAAGGAGAACATCACGCGGAATTTCGGTATGCCGCAACCTGAAGGCTACCGCAAGGCACTGCGCCTTATGAAGCTTGCCGAGAAGTTCGGCATCCCGGTGATCACGTTTATCGACACTCCGGGTGCATATCCGGGCATCGAGTCCGAGCAAAGGCACGTTTCAGAAGCGATTGCGGTCAACCTGCGCGAGATGGCAATGCTGCGGGTCCCGTCGATCGCCGTGGTGGTGGGTGAAGGGGGTTCCGGAGGCGCGCTCGGTATTGGCGTCACGGACCGGGTTCTCATTTTTGAAAACAGCTATTATTCGGTGATTTCGCCGGAAGGATGCGCGGCGATCCTCTGGAAAGACCGCGCCGCGGCTGCGCGCGCAGCCGACGCACTCAAGTTGAATGCTGAGAACCTGGCGGAACTCGGAATTGTCGATGAGGTGATTCCGGAGCCTCTCGGTGGCGCCCACGTCGACCTGGCCGCAGCCGCAGCGAGTTTACGCGCGGCACTCACAAAGCACATGAAAGACATATCCGGGTTGAGCGCGAATGCCTTGCTCGACAAGCGCTACGAACGTTACCGCCACCTCGGACAATATCTCGAGGATGGGGTTGTAAAGAACTGA
- a CDS encoding phosphoribosylanthranilate isomerase: MSQAPRVKVCGITSPEDAHAAVSEGAAYLGFIFHPKSPRYVTFDTYRSLASAVPNGVGKVGVAVYESMAELEQFKNLGLDFLQLHFPNDTPFFEAALWTEIIPPNQLWLAPRVPPGKEMDPAFFPLADHVLVDTYHETGYGGSGQTGNWDEFSRLRGRFTKVNWILAGGLTPGNISQALAQSGAQIVDVNSGVESAPGKKDHAKLKSFFEKIKGTGN; this comes from the coding sequence ATGAGTCAAGCCCCTCGGGTCAAAGTCTGCGGAATTACCTCTCCAGAGGATGCGCATGCGGCTGTTTCGGAAGGGGCAGCCTACCTGGGATTCATCTTCCATCCCAAGTCTCCCCGGTATGTGACTTTTGATACCTACCGTTCACTTGCATCCGCGGTGCCTAATGGGGTCGGAAAGGTGGGCGTCGCCGTTTACGAGTCCATGGCAGAGCTCGAACAGTTCAAGAACCTCGGTTTGGACTTCCTCCAGCTTCATTTTCCGAACGACACACCCTTTTTCGAGGCGGCGCTTTGGACTGAGATCATACCGCCGAACCAGCTGTGGCTTGCCCCGCGGGTTCCACCCGGCAAGGAAATGGATCCCGCCTTTTTCCCCCTTGCCGACCATGTCCTGGTAGACACGTATCATGAAACCGGATACGGCGGGTCCGGCCAGACTGGCAACTGGGATGAGTTCTCACGCCTTCGCGGGCGCTTCACCAAGGTGAACTGGATCCTCGCCGGGGGCCTGACGCCTGGGAACATCAGCCAGGCGCTTGCGCAATCGGGCGCCCAAATCGTCGACGTGAACAGCGGCGTCGAGAGCGCTCCTGGAAAGAAGGATCACGCGAAATTGAAGAGCTTTTTCGAGAAGATCAAAGGGACTGGGAATTAG
- a CDS encoding methyl-accepting chemotaxis protein, with protein MKLKLSLKTKLALLGVLPLSGVALIIAFRLSAPIAKIDQLHNADEKVALAQAVAAYRQALHLEWSAVASPAPAPERDAVLRERQKSTDDARAALESLASFASPQTRERLSRTLNKGETIAAARKSDAAPGGVISAGLQYAEVLAESVGLLESLAVTEKDVGLRSQFLGFAIFAEVNDSFELERAYHLLGFSRGQLTTYELGRLATAGRVMELCRDRLLSSSSSQLQPYWHALFSRPVFADSKALTEQLAPDGSAPLPTAYRQDLKARWVEVNEGRRNALSGVDAKLIAELQQGIAALRNKAWHEIYREGATLGIIVIVSAVVMGMLIRRLHHRLLGSARRLAKSANSIAEAITRSRDTSARLAEGCTRDAAGLEETAASLEELSSMNSQNATAAQKASTQIKGMADHVQQSLGTMHSLNDGIAKMATTSAQTQHIVKTIDEIAFQTNILALNAAVEAARAGAAGAGFAIVTDEVRALAQRAASASAETAVLIDKAHSQIAASAQASAAVASSFQEVADLALKSSEAMQQIESASREMLQGIEQVSGITHRIDKLTQENAAMAEENTANAATIAHQATQMHAAIRSFETFVSGRTAGKAGS; from the coding sequence ATGAAGCTTAAGCTGAGCCTCAAGACCAAATTGGCCCTGCTGGGCGTGCTTCCCCTATCGGGCGTTGCTTTGATTATCGCTTTCAGACTTTCGGCGCCAATCGCAAAGATCGATCAACTTCACAACGCAGACGAAAAAGTTGCACTCGCACAAGCGGTGGCGGCGTATCGCCAAGCACTTCATCTGGAGTGGTCCGCAGTGGCGTCGCCCGCGCCTGCTCCTGAACGCGACGCAGTTCTCCGCGAACGACAGAAGAGCACCGACGACGCTCGAGCCGCCTTGGAGAGTCTTGCATCGTTCGCAAGTCCGCAAACCCGTGAACGGCTTTCGCGCACGCTCAATAAGGGGGAAACCATCGCCGCCGCGCGCAAGTCGGATGCTGCTCCTGGCGGTGTCATAAGCGCAGGGCTGCAGTACGCGGAAGTGCTCGCGGAATCGGTTGGATTACTCGAATCATTGGCTGTTACCGAGAAGGACGTCGGCCTGCGTTCCCAATTCCTGGGGTTCGCGATCTTTGCAGAGGTGAACGACTCGTTTGAGCTAGAACGCGCCTACCACCTACTCGGATTCTCGCGCGGACAGCTGACAACCTACGAGCTCGGCAGGTTGGCCACAGCAGGCCGCGTGATGGAACTCTGTCGGGACCGGTTGCTTTCAAGTTCATCTTCTCAACTTCAGCCGTACTGGCATGCACTGTTCTCACGTCCCGTCTTTGCCGACAGCAAGGCGCTCACCGAGCAACTCGCGCCCGACGGCAGCGCGCCGCTTCCCACCGCGTACAGGCAGGATCTCAAGGCCCGTTGGGTCGAGGTTAACGAAGGCCGTCGAAATGCGCTCTCGGGAGTCGACGCGAAGCTGATCGCGGAACTGCAGCAAGGCATCGCAGCCCTCCGAAACAAGGCGTGGCACGAGATCTATCGCGAAGGCGCGACCTTGGGCATCATTGTCATTGTGTCGGCTGTAGTCATGGGGATGCTGATTCGGCGGCTTCACCATCGACTCTTGGGATCGGCGAGACGCCTCGCAAAAAGCGCGAATAGCATAGCGGAGGCGATCACTCGTTCACGCGACACGAGCGCGCGACTTGCGGAGGGCTGCACGCGCGACGCCGCCGGGCTCGAGGAGACGGCAGCCTCGCTCGAAGAGCTTTCCAGCATGAATTCGCAGAACGCGACAGCTGCTCAGAAAGCCAGCACCCAGATCAAAGGGATGGCCGACCATGTGCAGCAGTCCTTGGGCACCATGCACTCCCTCAACGATGGCATAGCGAAGATGGCGACTACGAGCGCCCAGACTCAGCACATCGTAAAGACGATCGATGAAATCGCTTTCCAGACAAACATCCTGGCGCTCAACGCAGCCGTCGAGGCGGCGAGAGCAGGCGCGGCCGGGGCGGGCTTCGCTATTGTCACGGATGAAGTGCGCGCTCTGGCGCAACGTGCCGCAAGCGCGTCTGCGGAAACCGCCGTTCTCATCGACAAGGCACACTCCCAGATAGCGGCCAGCGCACAGGCCAGCGCTGCCGTCGCAAGTTCCTTCCAGGAGGTTGCCGATCTGGCTTTGAAGTCTTCCGAGGCGATGCAGCAGATTGAATCGGCTTCACGGGAGATGCTCCAAGGCATCGAACAGGTTTCCGGCATTACCCATCGCATCGATAAGCTCACCCAGGAAAACGCGGCCATGGCGGAGGAGAACACAGCCAACGCCGCTACAATCGCTCATCAAGCCACGCAGATGCACGCTGCCATCCGGTCGTTTGAGACCTTCGTTTCGGGACGGACCGCAGGCAAGGCAGGATCCTGA
- a CDS encoding TIGR00282 family metallophosphoesterase: MLRFLFIGDIVGRPGRQVVLESLSRLRAEWALDFVIANGENAAAGAGITGSIAKSLLEGGVDAITLGDHVWDQKGWETDITGFDRVCRPANLPSGCPGHRYVIVEAKGFRLAVATVLGRNFIAMKADCPFAAAEDLYIGTLGSGLADGLFVEIHAEATSEKQAMGWFLDGRALAVLGTHTHVPTADAAILPKGTAFMCDVGMTGPYASVLGREIEPVIGRFRDGMPRRFDVAEGDVRLSGAVVTFDPVSKKAVSCEHRWFRSTS, translated from the coding sequence ATGCTTCGTTTCCTATTCATCGGCGACATTGTTGGCAGGCCGGGGCGCCAAGTGGTCCTTGAAAGCCTTTCCCGCCTTCGGGCTGAATGGGCGTTGGATTTCGTTATTGCCAACGGGGAGAACGCCGCCGCGGGTGCGGGGATTACAGGCAGCATCGCAAAGAGCCTGCTGGAAGGCGGGGTGGATGCGATCACACTCGGCGACCACGTCTGGGACCAAAAAGGGTGGGAAACAGACATTACGGGCTTCGACCGAGTCTGCCGCCCGGCCAACCTTCCAAGCGGTTGTCCCGGTCACAGGTATGTCATCGTCGAGGCGAAAGGGTTTCGGCTGGCGGTGGCCACGGTCCTCGGCCGAAATTTCATCGCAATGAAGGCGGACTGCCCATTTGCAGCTGCGGAGGACCTTTATATCGGAACCCTTGGCTCTGGCCTCGCCGACGGCTTGTTCGTGGAAATTCACGCCGAAGCCACATCCGAAAAACAGGCGATGGGCTGGTTTCTCGACGGCAGGGCCTTGGCGGTGTTGGGCACGCATACCCATGTGCCAACTGCGGACGCAGCGATCTTGCCAAAAGGCACTGCGTTCATGTGCGACGTGGGTATGACGGGCCCTTATGCCTCCGTCCTCGGCCGCGAGATTGAGCCGGTCATCGGTCGCTTTCGCGATGGGATGCCGCGCCGCTTCGACGTCGCCGAGGGTGACGTCCGGCTTTCCGGTGCGGTGGTGACGTTCGACCCGGTGTCGAAAAAAGCGGTGTCGTGTGAACACCGCTGGTTTCGTTCAACTTCCTGA
- the ilvB gene encoding biosynthetic-type acetolactate synthase large subunit has protein sequence MKSSTSPSAFPQPEIGKQMNGADCVVQCLIREGVDVIFAYPGGASQELHQALARTDKIRVILPRHEQGGAFAAEGYARASGRVGVCMATSGPGATNLVSAIADAYMDSTPMVAITGQVYSKYIGKSAFQETDFFGMTLPIVKHSYLVMDVADLPRIFKEAFHLARSGRPGPVVIDIPKDVQQAKTTPVFPATVEFRNPQISTTPKASDEQLRQILALIAEAKRPVLYVGGGIVSGTAEAELKTFAEKTNINVATTLMGAGCFPETHPLSMKWFGMHGAAYGNWAVDQSDLLLCFGARFDDRITGDVSKFAMGAKIVHLDIDAAEHNKNKKVQYPICSDIKYALARLNELIVANKFIPPDTSAWHAQITKWKQEYPFTFEQSKHIIPQEAVRVLYELTKGDAIITTGVGQHQMWAAQFYNFDTTRRYISSLGLGAMGYGYPAAMGAKVACPDKQVIDIDGDGSFVMNIQELATCHIEKIGAKAMILNNQHLGMVVQWEDRFYGSIRGNTILGDENNVGSPDNLAGLYPNFVKIAEGFGVKGRRVHLRSELREAIQEMLDHDGPYVLDVIVPYTEHVLPMIPAGKTVKEMILK, from the coding sequence ATGAAATCGTCCACCTCGCCCTCCGCGTTCCCGCAGCCTGAAATCGGCAAGCAGATGAACGGTGCCGACTGTGTTGTCCAGTGCCTCATCCGCGAGGGCGTCGATGTCATTTTTGCCTATCCCGGTGGTGCCTCGCAGGAACTTCACCAGGCGCTTGCTCGCACCGACAAGATCCGCGTGATTTTGCCCCGTCACGAACAGGGCGGCGCCTTTGCGGCAGAAGGGTATGCTCGCGCCTCCGGACGGGTCGGTGTGTGCATGGCGACCTCCGGTCCCGGTGCTACCAACCTCGTCTCAGCGATCGCCGATGCCTACATGGACTCCACACCCATGGTCGCGATCACGGGTCAGGTGTATTCAAAGTACATCGGAAAGAGCGCCTTTCAGGAGACGGATTTCTTCGGCATGACCCTGCCGATCGTGAAGCACTCGTACCTGGTGATGGACGTCGCCGACCTCCCACGCATCTTCAAGGAGGCCTTCCACCTCGCGCGCAGCGGACGCCCGGGGCCGGTCGTAATCGACATCCCGAAGGACGTGCAACAGGCGAAGACCACACCGGTGTTTCCCGCCACCGTCGAGTTTCGCAACCCCCAGATCAGCACGACGCCGAAGGCCTCCGACGAGCAACTCAGGCAAATCCTCGCACTCATTGCGGAGGCAAAACGACCGGTGCTTTATGTCGGCGGTGGTATCGTGTCGGGTACCGCTGAAGCGGAGCTCAAGACATTCGCGGAGAAGACCAATATCAATGTCGCCACGACCCTGATGGGCGCGGGCTGTTTCCCCGAGACCCACCCCCTTTCGATGAAGTGGTTTGGCATGCATGGGGCCGCCTATGGCAACTGGGCGGTCGACCAGTCCGACCTCCTGCTCTGTTTTGGCGCGCGTTTTGACGACCGCATCACGGGCGACGTCAGCAAATTTGCAATGGGGGCCAAGATCGTCCACCTCGACATCGATGCGGCCGAGCACAACAAGAACAAGAAGGTGCAATATCCGATATGTTCGGACATCAAGTATGCCCTCGCTCGCCTCAATGAACTGATTGTTGCGAACAAATTCATCCCGCCGGACACCTCGGCGTGGCACGCGCAGATCACGAAGTGGAAGCAGGAGTATCCCTTCACCTTCGAGCAATCCAAGCACATCATCCCACAAGAGGCGGTCCGGGTGCTCTATGAGCTCACCAAGGGTGATGCGATCATCACGACAGGCGTGGGACAGCATCAGATGTGGGCCGCGCAATTCTACAACTTCGACACGACACGCCGTTATATCAGCTCACTCGGCCTCGGAGCCATGGGCTATGGGTACCCGGCTGCCATGGGCGCTAAGGTCGCCTGCCCCGACAAGCAGGTGATCGACATCGACGGCGATGGCTCGTTCGTCATGAACATCCAGGAGCTCGCGACATGCCACATCGAGAAGATCGGGGCCAAGGCGATGATCCTCAACAACCAGCACCTCGGCATGGTCGTCCAATGGGAGGACCGCTTCTATGGTTCAATCCGAGGCAACACGATCCTCGGTGACGAGAACAACGTCGGCTCGCCCGACAACCTGGCCGGACTCTATCCCAATTTCGTGAAGATCGCCGAAGGCTTCGGCGTGAAGGGACGGCGCGTGCACCTGCGAAGCGAGTTGCGTGAGGCAATCCAGGAAATGCTCGACCATGATGGTCCGTATGTCCTCGACGTGATCGTTCCCTACACCGAGCACGTGTTGCCGATGATCCCGGCGGGCAAGACCGTCAAGGAAATGATTTTGAAGTAA
- the dnaX gene encoding DNA polymerase III subunit gamma/tau translates to MSTAYQVIARKWRPQTFDDVVGQDHVVRTLKNAIARNRIAHAYLLVGPRGTGKTSTARIFAKALNAAGGPNAGFDPADPIATSIAEGRCLDVIEFDAASNTQVDKIREFIIDTVAYAPAQGRFKVYIIDEVHMLSPGSFNALLKTLEEPPAHVKFIFATTDPQKMPATVISRCQRFDLKPIPTGLIVERLKKIAASEKIKVSDAALGSIARMADGGMRDAQSIFDQMISFCGAEIGEADVLDVYGLVSAAKIAELGAALAAGDHRKIVSIVDDCDENGRDLCRLLVDLQTYLQGALLDAIAKGGHSAALGTPLTTEQLTRLLDGLREGENAVKHGLSEKVNFEVALLKAVEASRARAIDSLIKEIATLADALPADDSKKND, encoded by the coding sequence ATGTCCACCGCCTACCAAGTCATCGCCCGCAAGTGGCGTCCGCAGACCTTCGACGATGTCGTCGGGCAGGACCATGTGGTGCGGACGCTGAAGAACGCCATCGCGCGCAACCGGATCGCGCACGCCTACCTGCTCGTCGGCCCGCGCGGCACCGGCAAGACCAGCACGGCGCGTATCTTCGCCAAGGCGCTCAACGCGGCGGGCGGCCCCAACGCCGGCTTCGACCCCGCCGACCCCATTGCCACCTCCATCGCCGAGGGCCGCTGCCTCGACGTGATCGAGTTCGACGCCGCGTCCAACACGCAGGTGGACAAGATCCGCGAGTTCATCATTGATACCGTCGCCTACGCACCCGCGCAGGGCCGCTTCAAGGTCTATATCATTGACGAAGTCCACATGCTCTCGCCGGGCTCGTTCAACGCCCTGCTCAAGACGCTCGAGGAGCCCCCGGCGCATGTGAAGTTCATCTTCGCCACGACCGATCCCCAGAAGATGCCCGCCACGGTCATCTCCCGCTGCCAGCGCTTCGACCTGAAGCCGATTCCCACCGGACTGATCGTCGAGCGCCTGAAGAAGATCGCCGCCAGCGAGAAGATCAAGGTGAGCGACGCCGCGCTCGGCAGCATCGCCCGCATGGCCGACGGCGGCATGCGCGACGCCCAGTCCATCTTCGACCAGATGATTTCTTTCTGCGGCGCCGAAATCGGCGAGGCCGACGTCCTTGACGTCTATGGCCTGGTTTCCGCCGCCAAGATCGCCGAGCTGGGTGCCGCGCTGGCTGCCGGCGACCACCGGAAGATCGTCTCCATCGTGGACGACTGCGACGAGAACGGCCGCGATCTCTGCCGCCTCCTCGTGGACCTGCAGACGTACCTGCAGGGCGCACTGCTCGATGCCATCGCCAAGGGGGGGCACAGCGCGGCGCTGGGCACGCCGCTGACCACCGAGCAGCTCACGCGCCTGCTCGACGGCCTGCGCGAGGGTGAGAACGCCGTGAAACACGGGCTCTCCGAGAAGGTGAATTTCGAGGTCGCGCTGCTCAAGGCCGTCGAGGCCAGCCGCGCGCGGGCGATTGACAGCCTGATCAAGGAGATCGCGACGCTGGCCGACGCGCTGCCCGCCGACGACTCAAAAAAAAACGACTGA
- a CDS encoding DegT/DnrJ/EryC1/StrS family aminotransferase, translating into MKVPFLDLSLQHQAIRDEALAALAATYDANRFCLGKDVEDFERNFGEMLGYRRVLGMNSGTSPLHVAMLCGKVGPGDEVIVPAFTFISSAWGVAYVGAKPVFVDVIPGTYNLDPKAFEAAISPRTKAVVVVHLFGQPAPMDELLAVARRHNLWVIEDCAQAVGAKYRSTPVGLLGDVGTFSFYPTKNLGGCGEGGAFVSGTEATHAHAKLLRVHGSSRRYYHDEVGFNFRMDGFQAAVLNVKLKRLAHWTARRQQIASRYRSELRLADLMLPEQPDYGESVVHQFTVLHPRRDAVREHLAKHEIGTDLIYPVPLHLQACFEGLGQRPGSCPIAEKAASTCFSLPVFPELTDAQLDHVIATLNSF; encoded by the coding sequence ATGAAAGTCCCGTTTCTCGATCTGTCGCTGCAACACCAGGCGATCCGCGACGAGGCCCTGGCCGCGCTTGCGGCCACCTACGACGCGAACCGTTTCTGCCTCGGGAAAGACGTCGAGGATTTCGAGCGGAATTTTGGGGAGATGCTGGGTTACCGCCGTGTTTTGGGCATGAATAGTGGAACGTCGCCGCTCCACGTCGCCATGCTGTGCGGGAAAGTTGGGCCCGGGGACGAAGTCATCGTTCCCGCCTTCACCTTTATTTCGTCAGCATGGGGTGTGGCGTACGTTGGGGCAAAGCCGGTGTTCGTGGATGTCATCCCAGGCACCTACAATCTCGATCCCAAGGCTTTTGAAGCGGCGATCAGCCCCCGCACCAAAGCAGTGGTGGTGGTCCATCTGTTTGGACAGCCGGCTCCCATGGACGAACTTCTCGCGGTAGCCCGGCGACACAACTTATGGGTGATCGAAGATTGCGCGCAGGCGGTGGGTGCCAAGTACCGTTCGACGCCTGTTGGTCTTTTGGGAGATGTTGGCACGTTCAGCTTCTATCCCACCAAGAACTTGGGCGGCTGCGGCGAGGGTGGGGCTTTTGTTTCTGGCACGGAAGCGACGCACGCCCACGCCAAACTCCTCCGAGTCCACGGCTCATCCCGCCGCTATTACCACGACGAAGTCGGCTTTAACTTTCGTATGGATGGCTTCCAAGCGGCCGTATTGAATGTAAAGTTGAAGCGTCTCGCACACTGGACCGCCCGACGCCAGCAAATCGCGTCTCGCTACAGGTCAGAGCTCCGGCTCGCCGACCTCATGCTGCCAGAGCAGCCTGACTATGGCGAGAGTGTGGTGCATCAGTTCACCGTCCTGCACCCAAGGCGCGATGCAGTCAGGGAGCACCTGGCGAAGCACGAGATCGGCACCGATCTTATCTATCCAGTTCCTCTGCACCTTCAGGCCTGTTTTGAAGGACTTGGCCAGCGCCCGGGTTCATGCCCAATTGCCGAAAAGGCTGCGTCCACCTGCTTCAGCCTGCCTGTCTTCCCCGAGCTGACTGACGCGCAACTCGATCACGTAATCGCGACGCTTAACTCCTTCTAG